A section of the Mycolicibacterium anyangense genome encodes:
- a CDS encoding Tex family protein — protein MKSVNSRLAAELEVEEARVAAAVRLLDEGSTVPFIARYRKEVTGGLDDGQLRTLEERLAYLRELDQRRTAVLASIEEQGQLTDALRAALFAADTKARVEDIYLPYKPKRRTKAQIAREAGLEPLADRLLADPSLCPETIAAEFLNEDVADAAAALEGARNIVVERAAENAELVGAVREKFWSDGSVRTKPWSEEAAKTPAGQKFRDYFDFSESLETMPSHRVLAVMRGEKEQVLSLTLDGGDDEPYQAMIAQALGIDMAANAPATPWLKGAVEWAWRTRLIVSASIDARVRLRQRAEADAVTVFARNLKDLLLAAPAGDRTTLGLDPGFRTGVKVAVVDGTGKVVDTCAVFPHQPQRQWDQAKATLAALVARHGVQLIAIGNGTASRETDALATELIADIRSSGGAAPAKAVVSEAGASVYSASAYAAHELPELDVTLRGAVSIARRLQDPLAELVKIEPKSIGVGQYQHDVTPGTLARSLDAVVEDAVNAVGVDLNTASVPLLARVSGVSESLAEAIVAHRDETGPFPNRKALLKVPRLGPKAFEQCAGFLRIRGGDDPLDASGVHPESYPVVRRILDRSGLTLAELIGNERSLRTLKPAEFADDRFGIPTVTDILAELEKPGRDPRPAFTTATFAAGVEKVADLKPGMVLEGVVTNVAAFGAFVDVGVHQDGLVHVSAMSDRFVSDPHEVVKSGQVVKVKVLDVDVDRQRIALTLRLKDDAQRGQGKRPERGGGAKPAPEKRSNPKRGNGNVSERRKPAPATGSMADALRNAGFGR, from the coding sequence ATGAAGTCCGTGAACTCCCGCCTCGCTGCCGAACTGGAGGTCGAGGAGGCTCGGGTGGCTGCCGCGGTGCGCCTTCTCGACGAGGGCTCGACGGTTCCGTTCATCGCCCGCTACCGCAAGGAGGTCACCGGTGGCCTCGATGACGGTCAGCTTCGCACCCTCGAGGAGCGTTTGGCGTACCTGCGCGAGCTTGACCAGCGCCGCACAGCGGTGCTGGCCTCGATCGAGGAGCAGGGCCAGCTCACCGACGCGCTGCGTGCCGCCCTGTTCGCGGCTGACACGAAGGCGCGGGTGGAAGACATCTACCTGCCCTATAAGCCCAAGCGGCGGACCAAAGCCCAGATCGCGCGTGAGGCTGGTCTGGAACCTCTGGCGGATCGTCTGCTGGCTGATCCGTCACTGTGCCCGGAGACTATCGCCGCGGAATTCCTCAACGAGGATGTCGCCGACGCCGCTGCCGCGCTCGAGGGCGCGAGAAACATCGTGGTTGAGCGTGCGGCGGAGAACGCCGAATTGGTGGGCGCTGTTCGGGAGAAGTTCTGGTCGGACGGTTCAGTGCGAACCAAACCGTGGTCTGAGGAAGCGGCGAAAACTCCAGCGGGGCAGAAGTTCCGAGACTACTTCGACTTCTCCGAATCGCTGGAGACCATGCCGTCACATCGAGTGCTCGCGGTGATGAGAGGCGAGAAGGAGCAAGTCCTTTCACTGACTCTCGATGGCGGCGATGACGAACCGTACCAGGCGATGATTGCCCAGGCTCTCGGCATCGACATGGCGGCGAACGCCCCGGCGACCCCATGGTTGAAGGGTGCCGTCGAATGGGCGTGGCGGACCCGGCTGATCGTATCGGCGTCGATTGACGCCCGGGTGCGGCTGCGGCAACGCGCGGAGGCCGACGCGGTGACGGTGTTCGCCCGCAACCTCAAGGATCTGCTGCTGGCGGCTCCCGCAGGTGATCGCACCACATTGGGTCTGGACCCCGGCTTTCGGACCGGGGTCAAGGTGGCGGTGGTGGACGGTACCGGCAAGGTCGTCGACACCTGTGCCGTCTTCCCGCATCAGCCGCAACGGCAGTGGGATCAAGCCAAGGCGACGCTTGCCGCGCTCGTGGCTCGGCACGGTGTGCAGTTGATCGCGATAGGCAATGGCACTGCGTCACGCGAAACAGATGCTTTGGCAACCGAACTCATCGCCGATATTCGCAGCTCCGGCGGCGCGGCACCGGCCAAGGCGGTGGTCAGCGAGGCGGGCGCTTCGGTCTACTCCGCATCAGCCTATGCCGCGCACGAACTGCCGGAGCTCGATGTGACATTGCGCGGGGCGGTATCCATCGCCCGGCGGCTGCAGGACCCGCTGGCCGAGCTGGTGAAGATCGAACCGAAGTCGATCGGGGTCGGCCAATACCAACATGACGTCACGCCAGGCACCTTGGCGCGCAGCCTGGACGCGGTTGTCGAGGACGCGGTGAACGCCGTGGGCGTCGACCTGAATACGGCGTCAGTGCCGCTGCTGGCCCGCGTTTCGGGTGTCTCGGAGTCGTTGGCAGAGGCGATCGTCGCCCACCGTGACGAGACGGGGCCGTTCCCGAATCGCAAGGCGCTCTTGAAGGTTCCGCGCCTGGGGCCCAAGGCTTTTGAGCAATGTGCCGGATTCTTGCGAATCCGTGGTGGTGACGACCCGCTCGATGCTTCCGGTGTGCACCCTGAGTCCTATCCGGTGGTGCGGCGCATCCTTGATCGATCGGGCCTGACGTTGGCTGAGTTGATCGGCAACGAGCGGTCACTGCGGACGTTGAAGCCTGCCGAGTTCGCCGATGACCGGTTCGGTATTCCGACCGTCACCGACATCCTCGCTGAGTTGGAGAAGCCGGGTCGCGATCCGCGGCCTGCCTTCACGACGGCCACATTCGCCGCCGGTGTGGAGAAGGTCGCCGATCTCAAGCCGGGCATGGTGCTGGAGGGTGTCGTCACCAACGTGGCGGCGTTCGGTGCTTTCGTTGACGTCGGTGTGCACCAGGACGGCCTGGTACATGTGTCGGCGATGTCGGATCGATTCGTGTCCGATCCGCACGAAGTCGTGAAGTCCGGGCAGGTGGTGAAGGTCAAGGTTCTCGACGTCGATGTGGATCGGCAACGTATCGCTCTGACCCTGCGTCTCAAGGACGACGCGCAGCGCGGGCAAGGAAAGCGCCCTGAGCGCGGCGGTGGCGCCAAGCCTGCCCCGGAGAAACGGTCGAACCCGAAGCGTGGCAACGGCAACGTCTCCGAGCGTCGCAAGCCAGCCCCCGCAACAGGGTCGATGGCCGATGCGTTGCGCAATGCCGGATTCGGCCGCTGA
- a CDS encoding nucleoside deaminase, whose protein sequence is MPTIAARLLDVMEYDILPLTDGGVTAGNKVFGAAVLRKADLSVVVAETNGETENPLWHGEIHTLKRFYELPGRPAPGDLIFLSTHEPCTMCMSAITWAGFDNFYYFFSHEDSRDSFAIPHDLKILSEVFGLQPGGYRRSNAFWTAYSIPELVDSEAEPLRTELQQQQQRIREQYGVLSARYQESKGDNDIPLS, encoded by the coding sequence ATGCCGACGATCGCCGCGCGCCTGCTGGACGTGATGGAGTACGACATCCTGCCGTTGACCGATGGTGGTGTGACAGCCGGCAACAAAGTGTTCGGGGCGGCAGTACTGCGTAAGGCGGACCTGTCGGTGGTGGTGGCCGAAACCAATGGCGAGACCGAGAACCCGTTGTGGCACGGCGAGATTCACACTCTCAAGCGGTTCTACGAGCTGCCCGGGCGGCCAGCACCGGGCGATCTGATATTCCTGTCGACGCACGAGCCGTGCACCATGTGCATGTCGGCGATCACCTGGGCCGGCTTCGACAACTTCTACTACTTCTTCAGCCACGAGGATTCCCGGGACAGCTTCGCGATCCCGCACGACCTGAAGATCCTGTCCGAAGTGTTCGGACTGCAACCCGGGGGCTACCGGCGCAGCAACGCTTTCTGGACGGCGTACTCGATTCCCGAACTGGTGGACTCCGAGGCCGAACCGCTGCGCACCGAACTGCAGCAGCAACAACAGCGGATCCGCGAGCAGTACGGTGTACTGTCCGCCCGTTACCAGGAATCCAAGGGCGACAACGACATTCCGCTGAGCTGA
- a CDS encoding LLM class flavin-dependent oxidoreductase, producing MSTRQLHLGVNVLSDGMHPAAWQYPGADPNWFTDLSFWTNLARIAERGTLDALFLADSPSLFQNPGEPLVAPPLALDPLILLSTLASVTTHLGLIATVSTSFEEPYNVARRFASLDHLSRGRVAWNVVTSSDPYAWNNFGGTAQPDRAQRYRRAAEFIDVVRALWDSWDDDAVLADKASGAFSRPGAIHTIGHRGEFFSVDGPLTLPRTPQGHPVLFQAGGSPGGLDLAARYADGVFAAQASLPDALRNAADLKARTVAHGRPRDAIRIMPGLSFVLGSTEAEARRRHDELNELAGERRLAHLAAQLSVNPAELSWDQPLPQWLLDGAVTDAGSQGARDIVVNLARRERLTVRELLERVITWHRLVIGGPEQIADAIEEWFVAGAVDGFNLMPDVFPSGLELFVEHVIPILRQRGLFRREYTTTTLRGHLGLGRIPDRRTVARAG from the coding sequence GTGAGCACCCGCCAACTACACCTCGGGGTCAATGTCCTGTCCGACGGAATGCACCCGGCGGCCTGGCAGTACCCCGGGGCCGACCCGAACTGGTTCACCGACCTGTCGTTCTGGACCAACCTGGCGCGGATCGCCGAAAGGGGCACGCTCGATGCGCTGTTCCTGGCCGACAGTCCGTCGTTGTTCCAGAACCCCGGCGAACCGCTCGTGGCCCCGCCGCTGGCGCTGGATCCGCTGATCCTGCTGTCGACGCTGGCATCGGTGACCACCCATCTGGGGTTGATCGCGACGGTGTCGACATCGTTCGAGGAGCCCTACAACGTCGCCCGACGCTTCGCGTCGCTGGATCACCTCAGCCGGGGCCGGGTGGCGTGGAACGTGGTGACCAGTAGCGACCCCTATGCCTGGAACAACTTCGGCGGCACCGCGCAGCCGGACCGCGCCCAGCGTTACCGGCGGGCCGCCGAGTTCATCGATGTGGTTCGCGCGCTGTGGGATTCGTGGGATGACGACGCGGTGCTCGCCGACAAGGCCTCCGGCGCGTTCAGCCGCCCGGGCGCTATCCACACGATCGGGCATCGCGGCGAGTTCTTTTCCGTCGACGGCCCACTCACGTTGCCCCGCACCCCGCAGGGCCACCCGGTGCTGTTCCAGGCCGGTGGGTCGCCGGGTGGTCTGGACCTCGCCGCCCGCTACGCCGACGGTGTGTTCGCCGCCCAGGCCTCGCTGCCCGATGCGCTGCGCAACGCTGCGGACCTCAAGGCGCGCACCGTCGCGCACGGCCGGCCACGAGACGCCATCCGCATCATGCCTGGGCTGTCGTTCGTGCTCGGCAGCACCGAGGCAGAGGCGCGGCGACGTCACGACGAACTCAACGAGTTGGCCGGCGAGCGGCGCCTGGCCCATCTGGCAGCGCAGTTGTCGGTCAACCCGGCGGAGCTGTCCTGGGATCAGCCGCTACCGCAGTGGTTGCTCGACGGTGCCGTGACCGATGCCGGTTCGCAGGGCGCCCGCGACATCGTGGTCAATCTGGCCCGCCGGGAACGCTTGACGGTGCGCGAACTGCTCGAGCGGGTGATCACCTGGCACCGACTGGTCATCGGCGGTCCCGAACAGATCGCCGATGCCATCGAGGAGTGGTTCGTGGCGGGTGCGGTCGACGGGTTCAACCTGATGCCCGATGTCTTTCCCTCCGGGCTGGAGCTGTTCGTCGAGCATGTGATCCCGATCCTGCGGCAGCGCGGACTGTTCCGGCGGGAATACACCACGACGACGTTGCGGGGGCACTTGGGACTCGGGCGCATTCCGGATCGCCGGACGGTGGCGCGGGCCGGGTGA
- a CDS encoding FadR/GntR family transcriptional regulator, giving the protein MAHDGAAAGPGLLSTQLDSSSRVDEITDRLVTAIAIGEYLPGARLPVERELAASLGVGRMTVRAALARLVERGLLETRRGRGGGSYVLDQWPESSTDAVGRTLSMRLGELRDRCDAVCRLQGVVARAAAESRTHTDLELMRSRLAAYRAAGTGLPAQQADSQFHLTIMDAAHNDVLKQLLLDLKSTVSIGSPAHLWGEPSTMPTMELRALHEHEEMVAAIAAGRGDDADALARHHGAIDFELITTAMRRAGVLTD; this is encoded by the coding sequence ATGGCTCATGACGGCGCAGCGGCTGGTCCGGGGCTGCTCAGTACGCAGCTCGACTCCTCCTCCCGGGTCGACGAGATCACCGACCGGCTGGTGACGGCCATCGCGATCGGTGAGTACCTGCCCGGGGCCCGGCTCCCGGTGGAGCGCGAGCTCGCCGCGTCGCTAGGGGTGGGTCGGATGACGGTGCGGGCCGCTCTGGCCCGGCTGGTCGAGCGCGGGTTGCTGGAGACCCGGCGGGGCCGCGGTGGCGGCTCCTACGTCCTGGATCAATGGCCCGAGTCGTCCACCGATGCGGTGGGGCGCACGCTGAGCATGCGCCTGGGTGAGTTGCGCGACCGCTGCGACGCGGTTTGCCGACTACAGGGTGTTGTCGCGCGAGCCGCAGCCGAATCGCGCACCCACACTGATCTGGAGCTGATGCGCAGCCGGCTGGCGGCCTACCGCGCGGCCGGTACCGGACTGCCCGCCCAGCAGGCCGACAGTCAGTTCCACTTGACGATCATGGATGCCGCCCACAATGACGTTCTCAAACAGCTTCTGCTGGACCTTAAATCGACGGTCAGCATTGGATCACCGGCGCACCTGTGGGGCGAACCGTCGACCATGCCGACGATGGAGCTGCGTGCGCTACACGAGCATGAGGAAATGGTGGCGGCCATCGCGGCCGGTCGCGGTGACGACGCGGACGCCCTGGCGCGCCACCACGGAGCCATCGATTTCGAGCTGATCACCACCGCGATGCGCCGCGCCGGAGTGTTGACGGACTGA
- a CDS encoding proline iminopeptidase-family hydrolase encodes MPVNTQMVPFREHHTWVQITTPTDPLDGALPLFVLHGGPGMAHHYVANIAALAEETGRVVIHYDQIGCGASTHLPDAPADFWTPALFVEEFHAVRQALGIERYHLLGQSWGGMLGAEIAVQRPAGLISLSICNSPASMELWVQGAAELRAQLPPEVQAALDRHEADDTVTDPEYLAATDEFYRRHVCRVDPTPQDFVDTVAQMEAEPTVYHTMNGPNEFHVVGTLRDWTIIDRLPNISAPTLVIAGEFDEATPATWAPYVEHIPGAVSHVFPNTSHCSHLENPEGFRAVVAAFLAAHDTGI; translated from the coding sequence ATGCCAGTGAACACGCAGATGGTGCCGTTTCGTGAACACCACACCTGGGTCCAGATCACGACTCCGACCGACCCGCTCGACGGCGCGCTTCCCCTGTTCGTTCTGCACGGCGGTCCCGGCATGGCGCACCACTATGTCGCCAACATCGCCGCACTCGCCGAGGAGACCGGGCGGGTAGTCATCCATTACGACCAGATCGGCTGCGGTGCGAGCACCCACCTTCCGGACGCGCCGGCCGACTTCTGGACGCCCGCGCTGTTCGTCGAGGAGTTCCACGCCGTCCGCCAGGCCCTCGGCATCGAGCGCTACCACCTACTCGGCCAATCCTGGGGCGGCATGCTCGGCGCCGAGATCGCGGTGCAGCGGCCGGCCGGCCTCATCTCGTTGTCCATCTGCAACTCTCCGGCCTCGATGGAGCTGTGGGTGCAGGGCGCCGCCGAACTACGCGCGCAACTTCCGCCCGAGGTCCAGGCAGCACTCGATCGCCACGAGGCCGACGACACCGTCACCGACCCCGAGTACCTGGCGGCCACCGACGAGTTCTACCGCCGGCATGTGTGCCGCGTCGACCCGACGCCCCAGGACTTCGTCGACACCGTCGCTCAGATGGAAGCCGAACCCACCGTCTACCACACCATGAACGGCCCCAACGAATTTCACGTGGTCGGGACGTTGCGCGACTGGACCATCATCGACCGGCTGCCCAACATCAGCGCCCCCACCCTGGTCATCGCCGGAGAGTTCGACGAGGCGACACCGGCCACCTGGGCACCGTACGTCGAGCACATCCCCGGTGCCGTCAGCCACGTCTTCCCGAACACCAGCCACTGCAGTCACCTGGAAAACCCCGAGGGGTTCCGCGCCGTCGTCGCCGCGTTCCTCGCCGCCCACGACACCGGCATCTGA
- a CDS encoding MetQ/NlpA family ABC transporter substrate-binding protein — MSIDESVAAQPHGFTLKNRRRWPYLVAAIVVIVAAATYFIVQRGSGTTSANETAGATLDVVYLDSNPAEKAIIDYIAANVARDYNVKVGAVGLGDSTQINQAVSDGRYAGTIFQHRHWLQQVLDANPGFKEQAATGPFFHWVFGIWSDKYRTPQDLPDGAKVSLLADPANNAQGIWYLAQAGLVTLRPDADITALTIKDIVANPKNLQFTLLDFGAQPRALPDLDAVVGYAESFLAAGVSEDKLIFAPKSPDEFASVLTVGSNYIDTPNVQNLIKAFKDPRVQQFIATDPEVKKLALPGNPG, encoded by the coding sequence ATGAGCATCGACGAGTCGGTTGCGGCGCAGCCGCACGGCTTCACCCTCAAGAATCGGCGGCGCTGGCCGTATCTCGTTGCCGCGATTGTCGTCATCGTCGCGGCCGCAACCTATTTCATCGTTCAGCGCGGCAGTGGCACGACATCGGCCAACGAGACTGCCGGAGCGACGCTCGATGTCGTCTACCTGGATTCCAATCCTGCCGAGAAGGCGATCATCGACTACATCGCCGCCAACGTCGCCCGCGACTACAACGTCAAGGTCGGCGCGGTCGGGCTCGGGGACAGCACCCAGATCAACCAGGCCGTCAGCGATGGGCGTTACGCGGGCACCATTTTCCAACACCGACATTGGCTGCAGCAGGTACTCGACGCCAACCCCGGTTTCAAGGAGCAGGCCGCCACCGGGCCGTTCTTCCATTGGGTGTTCGGCATCTGGTCGGACAAGTACCGGACGCCGCAGGACCTCCCGGACGGGGCGAAGGTGTCGCTACTGGCCGATCCGGCCAACAACGCCCAGGGCATCTGGTACCTGGCGCAGGCCGGCCTGGTCACTCTGCGTCCGGACGCCGACATCACCGCGCTGACCATCAAGGACATCGTCGCCAACCCGAAGAATCTGCAGTTCACCCTGCTGGACTTCGGTGCGCAGCCACGCGCCCTGCCGGATCTGGACGCCGTCGTCGGCTATGCGGAGTCGTTCCTGGCCGCCGGCGTCAGCGAGGACAAGCTGATCTTCGCGCCGAAGTCGCCCGACGAGTTCGCCTCGGTACTCACGGTGGGCAGCAACTACATCGACACCCCGAACGTCCAGAACCTCATCAAGGCGTTCAAGGATCCTCGGGTCCAGCAGTTCATCGCCACCGATCCCGAGGTGAAGAAGCTGGCCCTGCCGGGGAACCCGGGGTGA